A window of Actinomycetota bacterium genomic DNA:
CCGCGGCCATCGGGGCGCAGGCCCGGACGATCATCGGCTGACACGGAGTAGGGACGAGGGAGGAGGTGACGGGTGGCGAGGCGCGCCCCGGCCATCGAGCGCTGCGTCGCGGTGCTCAACCACCTCGCCGCGGCACCCGACCAGCCGCGGACGCTGTCCGAGCTGGCCCGCGACCTCGATCTCAGCAAGGCGACGGCGCACTCGCTGCTGACCACGCTCACCGACGCCGGCTACCTCACCCGCGACGAGGAGCGCAAGACCTACGGGCTGGGACCCGCCCTCATCGCGGTGGGCAACGCGGCCGCCGGGGCGTACCCCGCCGCACGGCTGGCCCGGCCCGCGATGGACGAGCTGTCCGACGAGTTCGACCTCGAGGTCATCGCGTCGGCCGGCATCGGCGACGAGATCGTCATCCTCGCCCGCGCGGGCACGCCCCGCCCGCTGGGCATCAACATCGCCCCGGGCCAGCGTCTGCCGTTGGTGCCGCCGCTCGGGACGGTGTTCGTGGCGTGGGCCGGCGACGACGCCATCGAGGCGTGGCTCGGACGGCTGGGACCGTCGGTGAGCGAGCGCGAGCGCAAGCTCTACCGACGCGCGCTGGCGGCCGTGCGCGAGCGCGGCTACTCGGTCGCGCTGGCGGGGGAGGGCCAGCAGCGCCTCGTCGAGGCGCTCACCGAGGCGGGTCACGTCGGTGACGGCTCCGAGGGCGCCGACGAGTACGCGCTCCTCGAGCTCGCGGGTGACGCCGCCTACCGCATCAACCACATCGGGGCGCCGGTGTTCGGTCCCGGGGGCGAGGTCGCGCTGGGTCTGTTCCTCATCGGCTTCCGCGGTCAGATCCCCGCCGAGGACGTCCCCGGGTACGCCACGACTTTGGTCGATGCCGCGGAGGAGGTCACCGCGGCCCTCGCCGGCCAACGTCCCGCGTAGACGTTCCCCCGCCGTGCCACCGGGTCGTCGCAGTGCCCAGAGCTGCCCGCCCCCCCTGCCATCAGGTTCGACAGGGGGTAGTTGGACCGAGCTCGGAGTGCTCGTGGTGCGGCACCGGGTCCGCGCCTACGTCGACAGCAACCGCGCCCGCTCCGCCACGTCCCCGTCGTCGGTCAGCAGCGCCCCGTCCCCGGTGGAGGTGTAGTCCCGTTCGGCGCCGATGAACTCCGGCTCGGCCCCGAGGTACCGGATCGCGACCGCGCTCGCCGCGAACGTCTCCTCACCGACCGGACACGCTCCGTCCTACCCGGCTGTCGGCGCGTCACCGCGGTCGAGAGCACATGGATCGAACTCGAACGGCTCGTGGACGTGGCGACGTCAGAGCCACGAGCGCTCCGCGCGGATCCATGCCCGTGCCGTGGCGGGCGGCAAGCCCAGATCGCGGGTGGCGTCGACGATCGTGTCGTCGTCGCAGATCTGGATGAACCTGTTCTTCCAGTAGGTCACGTGGAGCTGGCGACGGTCGTTGGGCGCGGCGTTCGTGATTATCGACTGGACGTCGCTGTAGTCGAGTTCCGACCAGTCGTAGCCGACCGAGCCGCCCATGAGGAACAGGCGGTCGCGCACCGGGACGCGCCGCAGCTTCTCGATCCCCTCGCGCATCTCGCTGGCGTTGAGCGCGTCGGCCAGGTTCCGGATGCGCCACCGGTTCGACATCAGCTCGGGCTGTTCGACCGTCTCGTTCAGGTTCTTCAGGAGCTGGACCACCTCGCCCTCGGGGACGTCGGTGTCGTTCAGCCGAGCGTCGAGCATGTGCAGGTTGGGTCGGACGTTGAGCCGGCGGAAGGCGGCGCCCGAGCGGTAGTCCGACCCCACGGCCGGCATCGATCGCATGCTGCCGTAGGCGGGCAGGGTGCTGAACCGAGCCCCCAATTCCATCCCGTAGCTCCAGCGATCCTCGGGGCGGTTGATATCGCCGTTGCCGGTGACCGAAGAGAAGGTGGGCACGCCGCCGCCGCGCCGGTGGCGCCCTGACGAGACGTGGCCGCCCAGTCCCAGTCCGCGACCCAGCTGCGTGCGCGTGTACCGGTTGTTGGCGATGCGCTGGAACCGCCGCATCGTGTCCGGTGACAGGTCGTCGTACATGGTCTGGATGAGCGTCTGCTCTTCGGCGAGGATCTCGGCATCGGCTTGCAACGCGGCCGCGCCGGTGAGAGGCCCATTGACCCACAGCCGCTTGAGCTTGGGCAGCACGTCGTCGAAGATGACCTGGTTGCCGATCCGGGCCAGACCCTGCAGCTCATTGGTGATGGGCGAGATGCCTTCGGTCAGGTCCACCGATGCCATCTCGGCCATGCCGCTGGCCACGATGTAGGCCGCCAGCGCCCAGCGGGTGTGGTAGCCGCGTGCGGCGGTCGCCTCGTAGAACCAGCGGTAGAAGTCGC
This region includes:
- a CDS encoding helix-turn-helix domain-containing protein; this encodes MARRAPAIERCVAVLNHLAAAPDQPRTLSELARDLDLSKATAHSLLTTLTDAGYLTRDEERKTYGLGPALIAVGNAAAGAYPAARLARPAMDELSDEFDLEVIASAGIGDEIVILARAGTPRPLGINIAPGQRLPLVPPLGTVFVAWAGDDAIEAWLGRLGPSVSERERKLYRRALAAVRERGYSVALAGEGQQRLVEALTEAGHVGDGSEGADEYALLELAGDAAYRINHIGAPVFGPGGEVALGLFLIGFRGQIPAEDVPGYATTLVDAAEEVTAALAGQRPA